The DNA sequence tTCTAAACGACTAAGATGTCAAAGTAGAAGAAATAGAATAACAACGGGGTTTTCGGGAGCTTCGCTGTGAACCCCTAATTAGTCATTCAGGGCATATCATCTTAACTGTTGATGCTTTCACTCTGGATAACAGCGTCTTCTAAACGACTAAGATGTCAAAGTAGAAGAAATAGAATAACAACGGGGTTTTCGGGAGCTTCGCTGTGAACCCCTAATTAGTCATTCAGGGCATATCGTCTTAACTGTTGATGCTTTCACTCTGGATAACAGCGTCTTCTAAACGACTCAAGATGTCAAAGTAAAATGTACGTGGAGGTTTCATTTCAGGTTTAACTAAATAATAATCTGCTGAACTAAATACTCtgtttgtctttggcaggagagagaTCAGACTCTCACTCTGACGGCAGCAAGAGTCCCTCAGAGgaaccagacacagagacatccaAACCAGCgagacgacaccactgctcccagtgtggaaagagttttactaaGTTACAGAACCTAAAaaagcatgagaggacacacacaggagaagagcctttccaatgttcccagtgtggaaagaattTTATTCAGTTGGTGAGCCTGAAAAGACAtgagaaaatacacacaggagagaagccttaccactgttcccaatgtggaaaaagttttaGGTTGTTAGGTAGCCTTAAggagcatgagagaatacacacaggagagaagcctttccaatgCTCTCACTGTGAAAAGCGTTTTACCCAGTTAGGGAGCCTAAAAGatcacgagagaatacacacaggggaaaaacctttccaatgctcccagtgtggaaagcgtTTTACCCAGTTAGGGAACCTAAAAGATCAtgagaaaatacacacaggacagaagcctttccactgctcccagtgtggaaagagttttacctaCTTAGCGCATCTGAAAAACCATGAGAaagcacacacaggagagaagcctcacctctgctctcagtgtggaaagagttttacccagttagggGACCTGAATAggcatgagagaacacacacaggagaaaagcctttccaatgttcccagtgtggaaagaattTCACACGGTTAGGGAACCTAAAagagcatgagaggacacacacacgggAAAAGCCCTACCCAtgctccctgtgtggaaagagttttacccaagTAGGGTATCTGAAAAAACAtgagacaacacacacaggagagaagcctcacctctgctcccagtgtggaaaaagTTTTACCCAGTTAGGGGACCTGAATAGGCATgcgaggacacacacaggagaaaaacctttcaaatgttcccagtgtggaaagaattTTACCCGGTTAGAGAACCTAAAagagcatgagaggacacacacacgggAAAAGCCCTACCAAtgctccctgtgtggaaagagttttacccgaTCAGGGAACCTAAAagagcatgagaggacacacacacgggAAAAGCCCTACCAAtgctccctgtgtggaaagagttttacccactTTGGGTATCTGAAAAAACatgggagaacacacacacaggagagaagcctcaccTCTGCTTCCTGACTGGAAAGAGTTTAACTAAGTTAGGGGTCCTGAATAGGCATGACAGGACACACAGGAGAGGATAAGACTTTTCACTGCTCCCAGTTGGGAAAGAGATTTAACCGGTTAAGGCATCTGAATAATCATGAAAGAggacataccactgctctcatTGTGCAAAGACATTTTCCCGATCAGGGGAAAACACACCAGATAACTTTTCTTACCCAGAGagagatttttttaaatttgcaAGTAGACAAATAATGCTGGCGACTATATAAATatttacacaaaaaaataaataaaacatggcgTTGATCAATACCAAACTGAACTGACTcaagagaaaacaggagagaattgaggagctgtgttctgtctgatgtTTTTGACTAAGAACTTGTGGTTTTGTTTATGTCACATGAAATCAAATTGTTTATATAGATGATTCTCCGTAAACCAATTTTAAAACAGTTTCTGTAGATAATGGAGTTACAAAACCATGAAGCATCTGTAAAAACCAACTCATTCTGAGGACTAAGTTTAGTAGTTACAAAACCAACTGTCATTCTGAGGACTAAGTTTAGTTGTTACAATTCCAACTTTCATTCTGAGGACTAAGTTTAGGCAAAGTGtcttattttcaatacattttattttcgcCTGAATCGTCTTTTCGTCTGGATTAAATTATTGGGTCATTTTATACTGTTTTGCTTTAGAAAAACCTAACTTATTTAAAATAAAACCCAAAGTATGTTGCTGTAATTTGTCCATAAATCATAAAAAATTGTATATTCGTTGAAGTTTACATTATACTATAATATTTATTATGTACAAACACAGTGTCTGTGGACATGTTGGGGAAAAAAAAGTCTGATTTAATTTTAAACATGCTTATTTTCAGTGTTATTTAACTCAGACCTTTACATGACAAgagcaatgtaaaaaaatatatatatattagaaatGGATTAGTTTATAACTGTTATGGTAATTAGAACGTAAAATGCATAATATCtgataaaaacttttttttaaataattataatTATGAAATAGATAAGTACACATCCTAATCTCAGCGATCCAAGAGGACATTTCATGACAAATGACACTTGCGGAATGTTGTGGTAAAATACGACCTTATTCTAAGATAGAGACTTTGCTACTGTGGTGTTTTCATCTCGAGATATGATCATGTCctaaatcagatttttttttaaaaagggcaAATAGGTATTTTGTTTAGATTATGAGTGTTGATTATGTAAATACAAGTATAAAACCTCTTGTCTTTCATTGTATGATTTGGATATTGCTGAATGTAAATGATTATATCATTTAAAGGAGGTGCAGTGTATTCAGGAAGTACTCAGGCCATTTTAAAGTtgtaccacattttgttacgttacagccttattctaatatgtTTTTAttctcccctcatcaatctacacacaatgacaaggcatattgaaatcagaccttcttgtggAGTATCTGATCATCTATTtgtataggagtggttaaaacacgCTAATAATGGACCTCTGAGTACATCAACAAAAagtttgaaaaataaaaaaaaacgggACCTGTAAATGTTCCCAGACTTATTAGAGGCTTTAAtagcatcaagaagttcctcttCTGTAATTTaatcacatgagtctttctgtacagctgttagttttacattattaataggaGGGggaaaatccatacaattagcgtCGGTTAGAGGAGTTGcaggagactgaaatgaaaacattaaagtactttacttcctctttcaaaatgtaATTTGGCGAATCACAGGTGACTCCGTCATTTGTCTCGAGTTTcagtaaattatttttggtagcatttctatgttgaagattgaaaaaaaaataatttggtgcatttttccccaaTAACATTtattattgttacccatctacctaTCACTGCCCTAAGTGCACCACATTATTTTATAATGAGAACTTCGAAAGCTCCCTCGTCTTTGTAgctgaatctgtgcttgaaattcaatacttgactgagggaccttacagatgttgtatgtatgggggacagaggaagggttagtcattcactactagactgagggaccttacagatgctgaataggggacagaggaagggttagtcattcactactagactgaggggacagaggaagggttagtcattcactactagactgagggaccttacagatgctgaataggggacagaggaagggttagtcattcactactagactgagggacagaggaagggttagtcattcactactagactgagggaccttacagatgctgtatgtatgggggacagaggaagggttagtcattcactactagactgagggaccttacagatgttgtatgtatgggggacagaggaagggttagtcattcactactagactgagggaccttacagatgttgtatgtatgggggacagaggaagggttagtcattcactactagattgagggaccttacagatgttgtatgtatgggggactgTGGAAGGGattagtcattcactactagactgagggaccttacagatgttgtatgtatgggggactgaggaagggttagtcattcactactagactgagggaccttccagATGCTGAATGTATGGGGGACTGAGGAAGGGTcagtcattcactactagactgagggaccttatagatgttgtatgtatgacagaggaagggttagtcattcactactagactgagggaccttacagatgctgtatgtatgggggacagaggaagggttagtcattcactactagactgagggaccttatagatgTTGTATGTATGACAGAGGAAGGATTAGTCATTcactacttgactgagggaccttacagatgttgtatgtatgacagaggaagggttagtcattcactactagactgagggaccttacagatgctgtatgtatgggggactgaggaagggttagtcattcactactagactgagggaccttacagatgttgtatgtatgggggactgAGGAAGGGattagtcattcactactagactgagggaccttacagatgctgtatgtatgaatgtatgggggacagaggaagggttagtcattcactactagactgagggaccttccagatgttgtatgtatggatgtatgggggacagaggaagggttagtcattcactactagactgagggaacttacagatgCTGTActtatgggggacagaggaagggttagtcattcactactagactgagggaccttacagatgctCTATGTATggatgtatgggggacagag is a window from the Oncorhynchus clarkii lewisi isolate Uvic-CL-2024 unplaced genomic scaffold, UVic_Ocla_1.0 unplaced_contig_6271_pilon_pilon, whole genome shotgun sequence genome containing:
- the LOC139405245 gene encoding zinc finger protein 883-like isoform X1; translated protein: MNSLNYYPGVKEEEVCWTEKEGLVKEEKEKEAVTVKKEVEGEAVTVKEVTVKEEVIVTEQQEVTVKEEVIVEEFTVKEEEEAFSVKEEGAVYGVEEEEGEITVTLKEEEEEEDTGDLISTRERSDSHSDGSKSPSEEPDTETSKPARRHHCSQCGKSFTKLQNLKKHERTHTGEEPFQCSQCGKNFIQLVSLKRHEKIHTGEKPYHCSQCGKSFRLLGSLKEHERIHTGEKPFQCSHCEKRFTQLGSLKDHERIHTGEKPFQCSQCGKRFTQLGNLKDHEKIHTGQKPFHCSQCGKSFTYLAHLKNHEKAHTGEKPHLCSQCGKSFTQLGDLNRHERTHTGEKPFQCSQCGKNFTRLGNLKEHERTHTREKPYPCSLCGKSFTQVGYLKKHETTHTGEKPHLCSQCGKSFTQLGDLNRHARTHTGEKPFKCSQCGKNFTRLENLKEHERTHTREKPYQCSLCGKSFTRSGNLKEHERTHTREKPYQCSLCGKSFTHFGYLKKHGRTHTQERSLTSAS
- the LOC139405245 gene encoding zinc finger protein 883-like isoform X2, translating into MNSLNYYPGVKEEEVCWTEKEGLVKEEKEKEAVTVKKEVEGEAVTVKEVTVKEEVIVTEQQEVTVKEEVIVEEFTVKEEEEAFSVKEEGAVYGVEEEEGEITVTLKEEEEEEDTGDLISTRERSDSHSDGSKSPSEEPDTETSKPARRHHCSQCGKSFTKLQNLKKHERTHTGEEPFQCSQCGKNFIQLVSLKRHEKIHTGEKPYHCSQCGKSFRLLGSLKDHERIHTGEKPFQCSQCGKRFTQLGNLKDHEKIHTGQKPFHCSQCGKSFTYLAHLKNHEKAHTGEKPHLCSQCGKSFTQLGDLNRHERTHTGEKPFQCSQCGKNFTRLGNLKEHERTHTREKPYPCSLCGKSFTQVGYLKKHETTHTGEKPHLCSQCGKSFTQLGDLNRHARTHTGEKPFKCSQCGKNFTRLENLKEHERTHTREKPYQCSLCGKSFTRSGNLKEHERTHTREKPYQCSLCGKSFTHFGYLKKHGRTHTQERSLTSAS